The sequence GATGAGAGCGCCTTCGAAGGCCGCGGCGACGAGCCACCAGGTCCGCCGGCGTACCAGCGTGCCACCCACTACCGACAGCTGGATTGGACCCACCTGATGGTGCCCGGGAAGGTGGGCAGTGGGGAGTCCGGGGTTGTGTACCGAAACTGCGGTACGCGATTCCGGTCCACACCGGCGGTGCTACCGGACGAAGTCGCGGACCTGACCGTAGATCGTGGAGTTCTCGAGTATTCCGTTGTGGGTGAGGCATCCTGTCTGCCTGTTGGTCGCACCGGCAAGGGAAACGCTTGAGTCGGGGTTGATCACCGTGTCGCAGGGCGACCACCACGTTCCGTAGGCGGGCGCACCGGGCGTCTCGTCTCCGGAATTGAGACTCGTCAGATACGCCGAGCCGATCCGCATTTCGGTGCAGGAAGCGGTAAAGCAACCGTTCGAGGTGTCAGTGCCGTGGTTGGGGCCCGCGAGGGAGATCCAATCGTCGATTTTGGTGGCGCCACTGAGGTTCTTGGCGTAATACCGGGTGGACAATCCGCCCATCGAGTGTGTGACGACGTCCACCTTGGCGGCGCCGGTGATGCGGAGAATGTCGTCGACCTTCGCCTCCACCTGTGCGGCGGTCGTGACATTGGATTGATTGGAGTTGTACGACCAGTTGTAGAGCTCGGCGTCGGTCCATCCGTCTGCCTTGAATGCCGCGATCATGGTGTTCCACTGCGAAGAGCTGCCCTGCCATCCATGCACGAAGAGGATGGGATCGTGCCCGGTCGCGTGAGCGGGTGCCAAGGGTGCGAT comes from Rhodococcus oxybenzonivorans and encodes:
- a CDS encoding esterase/lipase family protein, whose amino-acid sequence is MPRVLLSRLFAAVGLVAVSLLIAPLAPAHATGHDPILFVHGWQGSSSQWNTMIAAFKADGWTDAELYNWSYNSNQSNVTTAAQVEAKVDDILRITGAAKVDVVTHSMGGLSTRYYAKNLSGATKIDDWISLAGPNHGTDTSNGCFTASCTEMRIGSAYLTSLNSGDETPGAPAYGTWWSPCDTVINPDSSVSLAGATNRQTGCLTHNGILENSTIYGQVRDFVR